GGACCCTTTTAACCCAGACTACGTAGAGGTGGACAGGATCCTGGATGTGTCCCACAGTGTGGACAAGGACAACGGCGAGGTGAGAGATAAGGCATTAAACTCGTGACTATGTGGCCTGACTTTTATTATGGTTCTTTTGACCTACTTTTGTGAAATGGTAAACTACTTGCTTTAAATCACATTCTTCCTCATCCTGTTAGCCTGTTATCTACTACTTGGTGAAGTGGTGCTCTCTGCCATATGAAGATGCTACTTGGGAACTAAAGGAGGATGTGGATGAGGGCAAGGTTGAAGAATTCAGCAAGATCCAAAACCGACAACCTCGCCTTAAAAGAACGGTGAGCGGTCGTGTAAAAGATCTCTAGGAATATGTCTGTTTATTAAGCTTTAATGTTGGagacctttatttattttttgagttaTCCCTTTCTTGTGAACACAATCTTAGACAAATGTCtaatagagtaaaaaaaaaacacttcacgAGTGATATTATGGCCTTAATGGCTACTTCAATTTCTTATTGAACACACCATGATTTTCAtgttgtaaattatggtccccatTGGATATAGAAGGGATTTAGCAAGGCATGAATTTTCATTTGCTCACGTAAAACTTCTTTCAAAAAATGCTAAGATTTTCTGCTCGAGTCGGGGGGAAAGAGAAGCTGCGAAACAGGCGAAAATACCTAAACAATGGCAGGAGGAAGTGGAAACTTGATATTTATCCCAGTGTTTCTCTATTAAGTGTTTAATATAAAGCGTTTAGGTGAACTTGGACATGTACACACATTATGTGACCGTCTTTTATGCAAATCGAGTTTCGCATTTTGACAGAAGAGAACCAAAATGCTAACACAGATGCAGGTCATTGATGACAAAACTACTTTTCTTGATGCTGGTAAATGCAGACTTAAACTCTAGAGACGAGTTACCATGCCATTGTGAaccaaaccttaaaaaaaaaaaatctgatcagCGGCGAGGTGTGGAAATGCTGTGCGAGGTTTAACTGACCAGAACTTTTTCTAcgtttccttccttccttcaaaATTAGCTtcatggaaaaaatgaaaacttctgTAAGGAACCACCTAATAATTACAAGtatttttcttgtcatttttttacatttatttttcctcttctctctacTTAGCCACGGCCTCCTGCCAGTTCTTGGAAAAAGCTGGAGGAGACCAGAGAGTACAAGAATGGGAACACGCTCAGAGAGTACCAGTTGGAAGGAGTCAACTGGCTGCTTTTCAACTGGTACAACAGGTATTTGTCCCACACACTCTTTTGCTTAAATCACGCCATTGTTGGTTTTTGCAAAACATAGTTTGACCATCAAACTTGTTAGTTTTATTATGTAAAATGCTCAAATTGTTATTAAAGTAGTTAGTAAAGTATCAACTTTAGGATTGGGATTGTAATTTACAGCATTTGACATCATTTAATGGATAATAAGTGTGGGAACCCAAACATTTAGTGTAAAAATATTTGATAATTTTTGTAATGCTACTGTTATAACTCATTTTCCCACAGCTTTTGTGCTCAAACTACATTTCGTGTTTTTTAGGCAGAACTGTATCCTGGCAGATGAGATGGGTCTGGGGAAAACCATCCAGTCTATCGCGTTGCTGTCTGAGGTCTATGCTGCAGGTGTCCAGGGCCCCTTTCTGGTCATTGCTCCACTCTCCACCATCACCAATTGGGAGCGGGAGTTCTCTACGTGGACAAACATGAATGCCATCGTTTACCACGGCAGCCTGGCCAGCCGACAGATGATCCAGCAGTATGAGATGTACTGCAAAGATGATAAGGTAAAGCTATTGGGCATGACTGCTGCTGAATTAATGTTTGTAGTGTGTTCATAACATATGTAATGAAAATGATAATTTTGTGTACAGGAGCATTTGATCCCGGGTGCGTACAAGTTCGACGCCCTCATCACAACCTTTGAGATGGTTTTATCTGACTGCCCGGAGCTGAGGGAGATCTCCTGGCGTTGCGTCATCATAGATGAGGCTCACCGTCTCAAGAATCGTAATTGCAAGCTGTTGGACAGCTTAAAGATGCTGGACCTGGTGAGTGGACCACGGCTAATGTTTCTTTGTAGCTAGCTGAGTGGATTAAATGTGCAGAGAATAACAGGAACACTGAGATCATGGTGAAATTTTACATTTAGGTCATAAATTTGAATTAGGTTAAAATAGTTTTCATTTACATAGTCTACCCCAAATGGTTTTAAAAGGCCTTTAGGCTTCAGATTTTCCTCATCCATTATTTACacttcctctcctttttttttttttatttgtgtgtgtgtatcctgtTTCTCTTGCATTGTCCCCGGTTTATCACCACATTCTGCTTCTTTACACACCTGCACATATATAATGCCCTTCTGCTTTCcatctcacctttttttttgtctgttttctgcGGTTTCTTCCAGGAACACAAAGTGCTGCTGACTGGCACTCCCCTCCAAAACACTGTGGAGGAGCTCTTTAGTCTGCTTCATTTCCTGGAGCCTGCCCAGTTCCCATCTGAAACTGAATTTCTCAGAGACTTTGGAGACTTGAAAACAGAGGAACAGGTGCGACATGCCTAAAATATTGGCACCGGCACGCCACACGTACACACCTgctattttctttgtttttatatcacatttacatatttgctcTCGTTGCTGTCACTGAGCAAGTTATTTGTTTTGTTACCTTAGGTTCAGAAGCTACAGGCAATCTTAAAACCCATGATGTTACGAAGACTTAAGGAGGATGTTGAGAAGAACTTGGCACCCAAACAGGAGACCATCATCGAGGTTAGAAAGAATAAAGGACTGGAAAGGTTTTAGATGAGGATGTATCTGTTTTAAAACCTAGATTGGATGAGATGAAGATATACCCACCAGAAGTCATCAATACTAAAAAGTTTGACTTTttctcacagaaaaaaaaaacataagaatTGTGGTCGATGTATGCCATAACATGGCTGGTGAGCTAAAAATGTGCAATTGTTTCCTCTCAGGTTGAGTTGACAGATATCCAGAAGAAGTACTACCGGGCTATCTTGGAGAGAAacttcagtttcctcagtttaGGAGCAAGCAGTAACAGCAATGTTCCCAACCTGCTCAACACTATGATGGAGCTCCGCAAGTGCTGCAACCACCCCTACCTCATCAATGGTACTGCATGATCGTTTTAACCTGCCTAATGCTTTTTATTAGGGTGAAGTTGTTTAGCTCTTTGGGCTTCTTGGTGACTTTGTTTGGTACATACAGGCTTGCAGACGTACAGCTGTACATCAACTTCCAAAAACTGACCTAAATTGTGCCATATAGTTCATATAACCATTTGTTACTTGACAGGTATTATTAGCATATCACTTTTCTGCAGGTGTTGTCAGTAGTTACCATAGCctgtaatgtatttatttgaaaCCATTATATTCTCTTTGTTGTGTCCAGGTGCGGAGGAGAAGATCGTAGCAGAGCTGCGGGAGGTGTATGACCCCCTGGCCCCTGACTTTCATTTGCAGGCTCTGATTCGGTCGGCCGGCAAGCTGGTGCTACTGGACAAGCTGCTGCCTCGCCTCAAGGCTGGCGGCCACAAAGTGCTTATCTTCTCCCAGATGGTGCGCTGCTTAGACATTCTGGAGGACTACCTCATCAACAAGAGGTATGATGGTCATAATGCATGTactaaagtttttctttcaaaatgatAACTGCTATGCATGCTAAAAtggtgtttacatttttcttagTGTTTCCTGAATATTATGGGAACTTGTGTAGTAATGTAACTTGTTTTTACAGATACCTTTATGAACGAATTGATGGTAGAGTGCGTGGGAACTTGCGACAGGCTGCCATCGATCGTTTCAGCAAACCTGACTCAGACCGCTTTGTCTTCCTGCTGTGTACCCGTGCTGGTGGGCTGGGTATCAACCTCACTGCTGCTGACACTTGTGTTATATTTGACTCCGACTGGAACCCTCAAAATGACCTGCAGGTACCAGACGCTACTGTGGTGTCTAGTATAAAGTGGCATGAGTGTAGCTAGAAGATCAACAATTATCttatattgttgtttttatgcttgctttcatgatttttaaattttagattcAAACTTGGCACTGTCTCATAATTTTCATGCAAGTTCACCTTTTCGacccctttatttatttattttttttaaatcaatattttagGCCCAAGCTCGATGTCATCGTATTGGCCAGTCTAAAGCCGTCAAGGTGTACCGACTCATCACTAGGAATTCCTATGAGCGGGAGATGCTTGATAAAGCGAGTCTGAAGCTAGGCCTAGACCGTGCAGTCCTGCAAAGCATGAGTGGCAACAAAGACAGCAACGTCAATGGGGTAAGAAAAGTCATTAAGTCAAATTGCTGTGTCAGGTTGTTAAGTTGTTGATTTGCAGTATATCTTGtgtatttttcaaaaaaaagagCCTTTTGGAATCCAGTTTGGATGATTTGTGTAAATGTCTTTCAACGCCCGTCAACAGATCCAGCAGTTCTCCAAGAAGGAGATAGAGGATCTGCTGAGGAAGGGGGCCTACGCTGCCATTATGGATGAGAATGATGAGGGCAGTCGGTTCTGTGAGGAGGATATTGACCAGATCCTTCAGCGAAGAGCCACTACCATCACCATTGAGAGTGAGGGAAAGGGTTCCACGTTCTCCAAAGCCAGCTTTGTGGCCTCTGAGAACCGCACCGACATCGCCCTTGATGACCCTGAGTTCTGGCAGAAGTGGGCCAAGAAGGCAGACATAGACATGGACACAATCAATCGGAAGGTAAAATGatggtgttttattttctggtaAAGAAATTCATACGAGGCTAATAGTTCTCAATGGCATTGCgggtaaaagtgtgtgtgataGAATAGatgcttttaaataaatgaaagttcAATTTGTGTATGTTATGGATCTTCATAAAACTTGTTTCCCATCTCAGAACACTCTTGTGATTGACACTCCAAGAGTTCGCAAGCAGACCCGTCAGTTCTCCAGCCTTCGAGGTGAAGGTGGAGACCTGTCTGAACTGGACAGTGATGAAGAGTATCCACCTGCCAATTCAAGACATTCGCGTGCCTCTCGACGCTCTGACCGCCACAGCGGAGGTGGTTACGGCCGCACTGACTGTTTTCGGGTGGAGAAACACCTTCTTGTCTATGGGTGCGAAGAATGTATTTCCCAtatattttggggtttttttttactctccattgggttctgttttttttaacccttttacctgtttttgtcttctttagTTGGGGTCGCTGGAGGGACATCTTGTCCCATGCCAGATGTAAGCGGCGTCTCAGCGAGCGTGACGTGGAGACGATCTGTCGCGTTATTCTGGTGTTTTGTCTGCTTCACTATCGTGGAGATGAGAACATCAAGAGTTTCATCTGGGAGCTCATCACGCCGCCAGAGAATGGGCGTGAACCACAAACACTACTCAACCACTCGGGTATGGAGCTGCACATTCCCACTCAGTCCTTATGCGGCTCCTAACTTTTCATAGAGCAAATCTGATAAAACATTATGTAAAAGTTTattaaaagtatttattttttgtgcctaGGTCTTTCTATTCCTGTTCCAAGAGGCAGAAAGGGCAAAAGGGTAAAGGCTCAGAGTACATTTGATGTTCAGAAAGTGGAGTGGATCCGCAAGTACAACCCCGACACCTTGCTGCTTGATGACAGCTACCGCAAGCACCTCAAGCACCAGTGCAACAAGTTAGTGAAGGCCAATCAGCTGCGTGCATCTATCTATATTTGTACAGAACGTTATTTATGGCTCTCtctctaaaatatatatatatatatatatatatatatatatatatatatatatatatatatatatatataagaaataaatttaaaaaaaacaaaaaaacctcccTTCTCCCTTTTCAGAGTGTTGCTGAGGGTGCGTATGCTGTACTacctgaaacaggaagtgattggTGAACATGCTGATTCTGTCCTGAAAGGAGCTGATATCAGGTATCTAATACATGTAgtaaagtgcacacacacacaaatagcaTAAAATACTGGGTGTATACCATACaatgctttatttttcttctcagGGATGTTGATATCTGGATGCCTGAGATGGAGCAGCAGGAGGTGCCTGCAGCATGGTGGGACAACGATGCAGACCGCTCACTGCTGGCTGGTGTATTTAAACATGGTTGGTTCAGTTCTTTCATTTGTAGTTTATGTAAATAGTCTGAGTATCTCGTGCCTCAGTTATTGCTCTGTGCTGGGTGCCTAAGATTtggatttcagtttttgtttttgttgcattttaataGCCTCAACTTTGTGTGTTCCTAGGTTATGAGATGTACACCACCATGCGTGCTGATCCCTGCCTCTGCTTCCTGGAGAGAGTTGGCCGGCCTGATGACAAGGCCATTGATGCTGAGCAGCAAACTGGTGATGCTGAGCTGGGAGACGAGTGAGTATTGTTGGCTAACTGGTGCTGATTTGTTTGCTTATAGATTTGTTGGTTTGTGGTTGATTTTTCAAATTAACTGGATGctttaacatttttacatttgccATTTTAAAAGTTTCCATTGTCTGTCATTAAGTTAAAATAGTCACTCTTTTCCTGCTtaattgttcttgttttttcctctttttttatgcAGTGCTGAATATGACAAGTACTCAGAAGACCCAGAATTTAAGCCTGCATCACGGCACACCAAAGATATTTTTGAGGAGGTACATATTAGAGTCATCACATTTGGTCCtggcagcacaggtcagctctCACAGATTTGGAACCAGGCAATTGTACTAACAAACTTCTTGCTTTGTCCTCCAGCCTGAGTCCATGAATGTGGATGATGAAATTTCTGTGGAAGACAAGGCACCACCAGTGGTTGCAGAAAACTCAACTAGCCAGAGTGGTTCATGCGACTGGCCCTCAAGCTCATCACTCACAGCACGGTTGCGGCGGTTGATCACAGCTTACCAGCGCAGCTACAgacaggagcagctgaagatCGAAGCAGAAGCGAAGGGCGACCGCAGGCGCAGGCGGTGTGAACAGGCCAGCAAACTGAAGGAAATTGCACGGCAGGAGCGACAACAGAGGTATACTGTTGCTATGTTACTGTCTCAACACACAGTAATATAAGCTTTCAGTTAGTTATTTATATTTCCTTCCActaaatcacatttattttgtaaatgttgCTAAAGATATTGAGGATTTGAGGTCAGTTTTGGTACTGTTACCATTTACAGGTGAAAGGTTAAGTTACATTATCACACTTAAAGATTCTTTTCaagcttattttttattttccacttcttttttgACTCTGACACTTCTGAATCAGTTGTACAGAATTCCCTCCTCAGTCCGACTGCTCTTTGGGTTTCTTACAGGTGGACACGTAGGGAAGAATGTGATTTCTACCGCGTGGTGTCAACATTTGGTGTGGAGAAGATTAAAAAAGAGCCAGGTCTTCCTGAGGGGGGGGAGCCTGAGTTTGACTGGACTCGTTTCCGTACTTTTGCTCGTCTGGATAAAAAAACTGATGAGAGCCTCAGCCGATACTTCCGCTCCTTTGTTGCCATGTGCAGAAGGGTGTGCCACCTTCGCCCAGGCCGAGAAGGTAACTGCCCCGTACCAGGTGGTCATTGTCCTACCTTATCTAAATGATCATTTGATTTAACACACATACTATTCTTTACTTTACTCTCTCCTTACTCAGATCCGTCAGAGCTTTCCCAGACTGTAGCCCCCATCACTGAGGAACGCGCCTCCCGTACCCTTTACCGTATCAGCCTCCTGCGTCGCCTTCGTGAGCGAGTCCTTCCCCATCCGTGCCTGGAGGAACGTCTCACTCTGGCTCCACACAGCTCTGAGCTCCCTACCTGGTGGAATATACCAGAGCACGATCGTCAGCTAATGCTAGGAGCCTCGCTGCATGGTGTCAGCCGCACTGAGCTCTCCATCTTCGCAGACCCACAGTTCACTTTCAGCCAGGCCCGCGACGAGTTCATTCAGAACCAGCAGGCCCgaccccctccaccaccacccccaccgcCACCACCCCAGGCACCACCCATCATGACATTCAGTCAGTCCAAGACTGAGGAGGACTTGCTTGGGGTGAAGGAGGAGGGAACTGATGAGAATGTTGGGTTGCTTGCAGGTGAAATTGGTGCTGACTTGCAGAGTACGCCCTTGAGTCACCATGACGGCAAAATGCGAGGTCAGGGCTGGAGCTTCAAGAGGAGCAAGGTTCGGGGAGAGAGAACAGAAGGAGGAAGGAAAG
This portion of the Archocentrus centrarchus isolate MPI-CPG fArcCen1 chromosome 17, fArcCen1, whole genome shotgun sequence genome encodes:
- the chd8 gene encoding chromodomain-helicase-DNA-binding protein 8, whose product is MADPIMDLFEDTPLFNLDALPDDSFPQGSSDPVEEALKLALGQVDPTPEPEPAPELTANASLGVPVEAPAVPDPVPVQVPAQQPVQIAATQSISIAAAPSVTPAPAPTDTVNQIQAQTTIPIASNASGATSSTVLLSSPLTVSSSPATTTATTQQLTQITHQLTPQQLAAITQQAGGKIVILKGPQGQAQVLQTVSGATGQTGGKVIRVVSGTPLKPGMSILQSGTVLNQASPGQTQVKVGGAGVQRLLQSPNGPVKQVLLTSVPQQMQQTQGQAVQVQIPAQAQITQGQTQVQVQPQAAQIQVQPQSQAAQIQVQTQGQVQLQPAMQAQTQGGEAKRITLVLQQPSQAGSATGQAVATQQQVAQVQQVHTAQGGQPQQQTQAPAKLVLGQLPGGKLVLQGSQLAALTQARAAGQAGGQPKVLTIQLQVQQQPNQQGGVKYQLVSGAGNTGSPQVLQISQGQGGQRVAVPLKMLLQPQTSAASSTGGTVSVVKVINTSAAGPSTTTTTPSQAIRITKAPGEPASVRRVEILCKQEKANRIVAEAIARAKARGEKNLPRVLNQDELPATQSSPEMGGTVTVVSAAKKKTSSGGSKKKSPVSGGMAPKTAGGADKKGKVKAPGGTTIVAGGTVIPSTANKSKSKTKANTITLVGAKKRKRNASSDHSDGELSPASPAALEDDMITKRRSNRVVKRKKYTEDLDIKITDDEDEQEDVDVITTAAAVASISGGTPVQLKQEVELDGDGLPSMQFFVENPSEEDAAIVDKVLSMRLTKKEVSPGQYTNVEEFFVKYKNYSYLHCEWASLEQLEKDKRIHQKLKRFKTKQAQMRHLFQEDEDPFNPDYVEVDRILDVSHSVDKDNGEPVIYYLVKWCSLPYEDATWELKEDVDEGKVEEFSKIQNRQPRLKRTPRPPASSWKKLEETREYKNGNTLREYQLEGVNWLLFNWYNRQNCILADEMGLGKTIQSIALLSEVYAAGVQGPFLVIAPLSTITNWEREFSTWTNMNAIVYHGSLASRQMIQQYEMYCKDDKEHLIPGAYKFDALITTFEMVLSDCPELREISWRCVIIDEAHRLKNRNCKLLDSLKMLDLEHKVLLTGTPLQNTVEELFSLLHFLEPAQFPSETEFLRDFGDLKTEEQVQKLQAILKPMMLRRLKEDVEKNLAPKQETIIEVELTDIQKKYYRAILERNFSFLSLGASSNSNVPNLLNTMMELRKCCNHPYLINGAEEKIVAELREVYDPLAPDFHLQALIRSAGKLVLLDKLLPRLKAGGHKVLIFSQMVRCLDILEDYLINKRYLYERIDGRVRGNLRQAAIDRFSKPDSDRFVFLLCTRAGGLGINLTAADTCVIFDSDWNPQNDLQAQARCHRIGQSKAVKVYRLITRNSYEREMLDKASLKLGLDRAVLQSMSGNKDSNVNGIQQFSKKEIEDLLRKGAYAAIMDENDEGSRFCEEDIDQILQRRATTITIESEGKGSTFSKASFVASENRTDIALDDPEFWQKWAKKADIDMDTINRKNTLVIDTPRVRKQTRQFSSLRGEGGDLSELDSDEEYPPANSRHSRASRRSDRHSGGGYGRTDCFRVEKHLLVYGWGRWRDILSHARCKRRLSERDVETICRVILVFCLLHYRGDENIKSFIWELITPPENGREPQTLLNHSGLSIPVPRGRKGKRVKAQSTFDVQKVEWIRKYNPDTLLLDDSYRKHLKHQCNKVLLRVRMLYYLKQEVIGEHADSVLKGADIRDVDIWMPEMEQQEVPAAWWDNDADRSLLAGVFKHGYEMYTTMRADPCLCFLERVGRPDDKAIDAEQQTGDAELGDDAEYDKYSEDPEFKPASRHTKDIFEEPESMNVDDEISVEDKAPPVVAENSTSQSGSCDWPSSSSLTARLRRLITAYQRSYRQEQLKIEAEAKGDRRRRRCEQASKLKEIARQERQQRWTRREECDFYRVVSTFGVEKIKKEPGLPEGGEPEFDWTRFRTFARLDKKTDESLSRYFRSFVAMCRRVCHLRPGREDPSELSQTVAPITEERASRTLYRISLLRRLRERVLPHPCLEERLTLAPHSSELPTWWNIPEHDRQLMLGASLHGVSRTELSIFADPQFTFSQARDEFIQNQQARPPPPPPPPPPPQAPPIMTFSQSKTEEDLLGVKEEGTDENVGLLAGEIGADLQSTPLSHHDGKMRGQGWSFKRSKVRGERTEGGRKGEGASDSDSDSDSGSSSSDRSSSSDDSGESEAEVEGGMKVCDVDEDNSLLSMTPSQDGIPPPDPLRVDWPKDRVLINRLDSLCTLVLSGQWPSGRRYVSEAQLNPSSELVGDEMAYTRVIRKPPVMPAVPGADGEDGEFTVKLLKEEGLKLTFSKQALMPNGSGGEASGRKKRKDQELSDMDGFHDPLERTPRRRDPPTWLKENPDYEVEGDMLELLVNRSKRKRRRRADKAITGNEKVKLINMRTGKKVGAAFCPMLQDLREYLEENPDNAVAPEWSEIVRNSGFLPETLFHRLLTEHSEIPKKSRRRHHHHHHHHHHHHHHHHTPEPIPEDPNLDGVEEETLVSDGAYMMDEEDLESSHHFLTSPDFDVKMEGGDSLSQGDYDSSDQEALLDDVIIAQKDSDSSSSSED